The following proteins are encoded in a genomic region of Glycine max cultivar Williams 82 chromosome 18, Glycine_max_v4.0, whole genome shotgun sequence:
- the LOC100804478 gene encoding actin-related protein 2/3 complex subunit 1B produces MAVMAVHQFAQCITCHAWSPDQSMVALCPNNNEVHIYRLVEDKWEKVHVLQKHDQVISGIDWSTRSNRIVTASHDRNSYVWNLEGSEWVPTLVILRLNRAALCVQWSPKENKFAVGSGAKTVCICYYEQENNWWVSKLIRKRHDSSVTSVSWHPDNILLATTSTDGKCRVFSTLIKGVDAKDSKKGTSSDSKFGELIVQLDLSSSWTFGVKWSPSGNTLAYAGHNSMIYFVDDVGPSPLAQNVVFRDLPLRDVLFVSERKVIGVGFDCNPMVFAADERGIWSFVRYLGERKAASSGPRYGSQFSEAFGKFYGQSKHGVSNDAVETSRARGTVHENCINCIMPLGDHGTLIRRFSTSGLDGRIVVWDLENEQDLLEL; encoded by the exons ATGGCGGTGATGGCCGTTCACCAATTCGCGCAATGCATCACTTGCCACGCTTGGAGCCCCGATCAATCCA TGGTGGCTTTATGTCCAAACAATAATGAAGTGCACATCTATAGGTTGGTTGAAGACAAATGGGAAAAGGTGCATGTTCTTCAAAAG CATGACCAGGTAATTTCTGGGATAGACTGGAGCACAAGATCAAATAGAATAGTTACTGCATCCCATGATCGGAATTC ATATGTCTGGAACCTTGAAGGATCAGAATGGGTGCCTACTCTTGTTATCCTTAGACTAAACCGTGCTGCTCTTTGTGTTCAATGGAGTCCAAAAG AAAACAAATTTGCAGTGGGAAGTGGAGCCAAAACTGTTTGTATATGCTACTATGAGCAGGAAAACAACTG GTGGGTCAGCAAACTTATCAGGAAAAGACATGATTCTTCCGTGACAAGTGTTTCTTGGCATCCCGATAAT ATTCTTCTTGCTACAACATCCACAGATGGGAAATGCCGAGTATTCTCCACCTTGATAAAAGGCGTTGATGCAAA GGATTCAAAAAAGGGTACTTCATCAGATTCAAAATTTGGAGAG CTGATTGTTCAGCTTGATCTCTCATCATCTTGGACATTCGGAGTCAAGTGGTCACCAAGTGGTAATACTCTAGCATATGCAG GTCATAATTCTATGATATattttgttgatgatgttggTCCTTCTCCTTTGGCCCAAAACGTTGTGTTCCGTGATTTGCCGCTCCGTGAT GTATTATTTGTTTCCGAGAGAAAAGTGATAGGTGTGGGATTTGACTGTAACCCAATGGTTTTTGCCGCAGATGAAAGGGGAATTTG gagTTTTGTAAGATATTTGGGAGAACGAAAAGCAGCATCTTCTGGACCAAGATATGGCTCACAG TTCTCTGAAGCATTTGGAAAGTTTTATGGCCAATCAAAGCATGGAGTGAGCAATGATGCAGTTGAAACTTCTAGAGCTCGTGGAACTGTTCATGAAAACTGTATAAA TTGTATTATGCCTCTTGGGGATCATGGCACGTTGATAAGGCGTTTCAGCACATCAG GATTGGATGGAAGAATTGTTGTATGGGATTTGGAAAATGAGCAAGACCTGTTGGAATTATAA
- the LOC100788434 gene encoding spermidine hydroxycinnamoyl transferase has protein sequence MVTIKASHTVAPNQPTPQGRLWLSNSDQTARPAHTPNLYIYKAKHNIIEYDIEKMIDSLSKVLVYYYPVAGRLSVTESGRMEVDCNAKGVTLIEAETAKTFDDFGDFTPSDSIKEELVPVIDYHSQPIEEIPLVLVQVTRFKGDRKQQGLAVAVAVSHPVADGYAWIHFINTWAKVNRGGMLDLNDMPCLDRTIRRSSSLSSPPPRFDHPELKPLPFKLGKSDSTEEQNKKTTAAVLKLTSEQVEMLRKKANENENLSTKQGSRSRPCSRFEAVAAHIWRCACKARELDRNQPTLVRFNADFRNRLTPPLPRNYFGNALAATVTPECYAGEITSKPLSYAARKMREAVEMLKEEYISSQLDIALGEEQLESIKALFSRQGERRNAPFAGNPNLQITSWINIPLYEADFGWGKPEHFVLGYVCPFDRGIIIQGPENDGSVIVIMYFQISHMQLFKKFFYEDVFTSRL, from the coding sequence ATGGTGACCATAAAAGCTTCTCACACTGTGGCTCCAAATCAACCAACACCCCAAGGTCGATTATGGCTATCTAATAGTGACCAAACCGCACGCCCGGCCCACACACCAAACCTTTACATCTACAAAGCAAAACACAACATCATCGAATATGACATTGAGAAAATGATAGACTCTCTTAGCAAAGTTCTAGTGTACTACTATCCAGTAGCTGGCAGATTGAGCGTAACAGAAAGTGGTCGAATGGAAGTGGATTGCAACGCAAAGGGAGTGACATTGATCGAAGCCGAAACCGCAAAAACATTTGATGATTTTGGAGACTTCACACCCTCAGACTCCATCAAGGAAGAACTTGTTCCAGTGATTGATTATCACTCTCAACCTATAGAAGAGATTCCTTTGGTATTAGTCCAAGTAACAAGATTCAAAGGTGACCGAAAACAACAAGGCCTTGCCGTTGCAGTGGCTGTTTCTCATCCTGTGGCTGATGGGTATGCTTGGATTCACTTCATCAACACATGGGCAAAGGTTAATAGAGGAGGCATGTTAGATCTTAATGACATGCCATGTCTAGATAGAACTATACGCAGATCATCGTCGTTGTCATCACCGCCACCGCGCTTCGATCACCCTGAATTGAAGCCTCTACCATTTAAACTAGGCAAATCTGACAGCACTGAAGAGCAAAATAAGAAGACAACAGCTGCTGTATTAAAACTCACATCAGAACAAGTGGAGATGTTGAGGAAGAAGgctaatgaaaatgaaaacctaTCAACAAAGCAAGGGTCAAGATCAAGACCTTGTAGCAGATTTGAAGCTGTGGCTGCACACATATGGAGATGTGCATGCAAGGCTCGTGAACTAGATCGCAATCAACCAACTCTTGTTCGGTTCAACGCCGATTTTCGCAATAGACTAACCCCTCCTCTCCCGAGAAATTATTTTGGGAATGCATTGGCGGCGACAGTGACACCAGAATGTTATGCTGGAGAAATCACATCGAAACCGTTGAGCTATGCCGCCCGGAAAATGAGAGAAGCGGTTGAAATGCTCAAGGAAGAATATATAAGTTCACAGTTAGATATTGCGTTGGGTGAGGAGCAATTGGAGTCCATAAAGGCTTTGTTCTCGAGACAAGGAGAGCGTAGGAATGCCCCTTTTGCAGGGAACCCTAACCTTCAAATCACGAGCTGGATAAACATTCCACTGTATGAAGCAGATTTTGGCTGGGGAAAGCCTGAGCATTTTGTTCTGGGATATGTGTGTCCGTTTGACAGGGGGATTATTATTCAAGGTCCAGAAAATGATGGTTCTGTCATTGTCATCATGTATTTCCAGATATCACATATGCAACTCTTTAAGAAATTCTTCTACGAGGATGTATTCACTTCAAGGTTGTAA